A window of Terriglobales bacterium contains these coding sequences:
- a CDS encoding tetratricopeptide repeat protein, with protein MSEPSRIEMLQQFLAENPGDAFARYGLAMEYAKLGQIDTALAEYRKLLELNPDYTAGYQMAAQMLAAAGRSGEARKMFADGIASAQRTGNVHARSEMEAMLAELG; from the coding sequence ATGAGCGAGCCCAGCCGCATCGAGATGCTCCAGCAGTTCCTGGCCGAGAATCCCGGCGACGCCTTTGCCCGCTACGGCCTGGCCATGGAGTACGCCAAGCTGGGGCAGATCGATACCGCCCTGGCCGAGTACAGGAAGCTGCTCGAACTCAATCCCGACTACACCGCCGGCTACCAGATGGCGGCGCAGATGCTGGCCGCCGCCGGCCGCAGCGGCGAGGCCCGCAAGATGTTCGCCGACGGCATCGCCTCCGCCCAGCGCACCGGCAACGTCCACGCCAGATCCGAGATGGAAGCCATGCTGGCAGAATTGGGCTGA